A stretch of Salvelinus alpinus chromosome 4, SLU_Salpinus.1, whole genome shotgun sequence DNA encodes these proteins:
- the elovl6 gene encoding very long chain fatty acid elongase 6 yields MSVLALQEYEFERQFNEDEAIRWMQENWKKSFLFSALYAACILGGRHVMKQREKFNLRKPLVLWSLTLAVFSIFGAVRTGSYMTYILMTKGLKQSVCDQSFYNGPVSKFWAYAFVLSKAPELGDTLFIVLRKQKLIFLHWYHHITVLLYSWYSYKDMVAGGGWFMTMNYLVHSVMYSYYALRAAGFKVSRNFAMFITLTQITQMLVGCVVNYLVYSWMQQGQECPSHVQNIVWSSLMYLSYFVLFCQFFHEAYIDKTKKAAAAKAEAAAAAARKTQ; encoded by the exons ATGTCGGTGTTGGCGCTACAAGAGTACGAATTTGAGAGACAGTTCAACGAGGACGAAGCCATACGATGGATGCAAGAAAACTG GAAGAAGTCCTTCCTCTTCTCAGCCCTCTATGCTGCCTGCATTCTAGGCGGCCGCCATGTAatgaaacagagggagaaatttAATCTGAGGAAACCGCTGGTGTTATGGTCCCTCACCCTCGCAGTGTTCAG TATATTTGGTGCTGTTCGCACTGGAAGCTACATGACATACATTCTGATGACTAAAGGGCTCAAGCAGTCAGTGTGTGATCAGAGCTTCTACAACGGGCCTGTCAGCAAGTTTTGGGCCTACGCCTTTGTGCTCAGTAAAGCACCAGAATTGG GTGACACCCTGTTCATTGTGCTGCGGAAGCAGAAGCTCATCTTCCTCCACTGGTACCATCACATCACTGTTCTGCTCTACTCCTGGTACTCCTACAAGGACATGGTGGCTGGTGGTGGCTGGTTCATGACCATGAACTACCTGGTCCACTCCGTCATGTACTCTTACTACGCACTGAGGGCGGCCGGCTTCAAGGTCTCAAGGAATTTCGCCATGTTCATCACACTCACGCAGATCACCCAGATGCTGGTTGGCTGCGTGGTGAACTACCTGGTGTACTCGTGGATGCAGCAGGGTCAGGAGTGCCCGTCTCACGTGCAGAACATTGTGTGGTCCTCGCTTATGTACCTCAGCTACTTTGTGCTCTTCTGCCAGTTCTTCCACGAGGCCTACATTGACAAGACCAAGAAGGCCGCCGCAGCTAAAGCAGAAGCCGCTGCCGCAGCCGCCAGGAAGACACAGTAG